A single Aspergillus puulaauensis MK2 DNA, chromosome 7, nearly complete sequence DNA region contains:
- a CDS encoding MIZ zinc finger domain protein (COG:K;~EggNog:ENOG410PNZG;~InterPro:IPR004181,IPR013083;~PFAM:PF02891;~go_function: GO:0008270 - zinc ion binding [Evidence IEA]), which yields MASELANNSRRKDRGDLDLNRSNSTANIFLGGARKSWMSTTAVANQHSSQNPPVSTPESNSRPISSSTPSASNPVSAPSPPPPPPPVALHPSRPGSPAASSPAPAQPVAAVLSPSPTRLAGMRNFPSHQLQNLASFRGNQSPETSAAPAAARNVQVPRPSNTPPSITRSPASHVQPLLGPVEPPLQRQQPKQWQKNKQQQLQTHLQQESASSLPSPDPTIHPRSHASPITAIERNNGPPPILGPSTTAFPSPPSQQAPSVQRRSSSNAPVASTPPASSLSSNQSSVPAQGGRTHIGVSSYHIHPDPTPGARVPAAAPAPQPQQYNAVLPATFNGSSSIIDPGFFKRAKRILEVHVRIASQENRLSELVEIPRAHLLFSACEQQDIVYIALHQIYCLSSIAAPHLLNLPGFSHDNERGLAVVRNLLVDNSRVSPGFLQWFVNFPLPLPELLQDPVYMWAVDKVQRIFVGFANGWDALEDKVKKTQHPPLVEDMVNLLNAESSVVQYNVFLCLCRRIHGVTLENPLYQIFMKDCDYYRGSAILQISHDQRHDQRRRENDQIVDMYREAIEAMRRNAPTGPSRVAASASSLPASESVSTHMTQRTAQIPSHMQPNPVTQTMNGTASSSVRHSPSVAQLGPQQQNFSQPPIQQGGVGPQIFPSQVLLSQTAGVVSSPVMATAPHMAQHAPPPWPGSFIHYSPQQHRQPGPQSVRTLQHPPHHPHMPAGYRVQHPSVQCVTPQQRPTVQMPVMLLPRPNVPPVMNTRPNPNRLAIHQAHLRDPVNQFISVDATGAESPTELLPHVTSFLVNPKVLSKDDASCKWEVSLSAEDSNRRPVFENPGTGHRILQKSKEGTQLYRLRCVKVPRPTAELSEHSWCVAETAWPTAIYLFVNNQEHLPRRKIHNTRDLPLDITLALREGVNNINVHFIPGPAEQKNFTYAVAVEILTFTSLGNAKSLSQPLPAAESQKRICGRLTRNSENEDDELSIVSDDLKVTLVDPFTARLFEVPTRGSHCEHTECFDQETFLQTRVLKCGYRSVIEADWRCPICRRDARPQSLIVDEFLASVRKELERTNRCDGARILQIKADGTWEVKTDDDLAPSEKQTPQLSRTASKRKSNTLEGGLLQRPKIDRSSSTPERILNENQPPTVIILD from the coding sequence ATGGCTTCGGAACTCGCTAATAATAGTCGCCGGAAAGATCGGGGGGATTTAGATCTGAATAGATCCAACTCCACCGCCAACATTTTCCTGGGCGGCGCGCGGAAATCGTGGATGTCGACCACCGCAGTTGCAAACCAACACAGCTCCCAAAATCCACCAGTTTCGACGCCCGAGTCCAATTCCAGACCGATCTCATCGTCCACTCCCTCAGCGTCAAACCCGGTGTCTgctccttctccgcctccgcctccgcctcctgttGCTCTTCATCCCTCTCGTCCTGGCTCTCCCGCTGCTTCCTCGCCCGCTCCAGCGCAGCCTGTGGCCGCGGTCTTGTCGCCTTCACCGACGCGTCTGGCTGGCATGCGAAATTTTCCTTCTCATCAACTCCAGAATCTCGCGTCATTCCGCGGAAATCAGAGTCCTGAGACCTCAGCCGCCCCCGCCGCTGCCCGGAATGTCCAAGTCCCGCGCCCCTCCAATACACCTCCATCAATAACCCGCTCCCCCGCCTCTCATGTTCAGCCTCTTCTTGGGCCCGTGGAGCCTCCATTGCAACGGCAGCAGCCAAAACAGTGGCAGAAGAACAAGCAGCAACAGTTGCAGACTCACCTGCAGCAGGAGTCGGCTTCCTCCCTTCCCTCCCCCGACCCCACCATTCATCCCAGGTCGCATGCCAGCCCGATAACTGCCATTGAGAGAAATAATGGACCGCCGCCCATACTCGGTCCCTCTACAACTGCGTTCCCGTCGCCCCCCAGTCAACAAGCTCCTTCGGTTCAACGGCGATCGTCGTCGAATGCTCCCGTCGCCAGTACACCTCCCGCGTCGTCATTGTCAAGCAATCAATCAAGCGTGCCAGCTCAAGGAGGAAGGACTCATATAGGTGTATCCAGTTACCATATCCACCCCGATCCGACTCCTGGTGCTCGTGTTCCAGCTGCTGCCCCTGcgccgcaaccgcaacagTATAATGCCGTGCTCCCAGCAACCTTCAACGGCTCTAGCTCGATCATTGATCCGGGGTTTTTCAAGCGAGCGAAACGTATTTTGGAAGTGCACGTAAGGATAGCATCGCAGGAAAATAGGCTCTCGGAGCTAGTGGAAATTCCACGAGCTCATCTTCTATTCAGTGCCTGTGAGCAGCAAGACATCGTATATATCGCCCTTCATCAGATTTACTGCCTGAGCAGCATTGCTGCGCCCCACTTGCTTAACCTTCCTGGCTTCTCCCATGATAATGAACGGGGATTAGCTGTTGTCCGGAATCTTCTGGTGGACAACAGCCGAGTCTCACCCGGGTTCTTGCAGTGGTTCGTCAATTTCCCGCTCCCTCTGCCTGAACTACTTCAAGACCCAGTGTATATGTGGGCCGTTGATAAAGTGCAGCGTATCTTTGTTGGATTTGCAAACGGCTGGGATGCCCTAGAAGACAAAGTGAAAAAAACCCAACACCCACCACTTGTGGAGGATATGGTAAACTTACTCAATGCGGAGTCATCAGTGGTGCAGTACAACGTTTTTCTATGTCTTTGTCGGCGGATTCATGGTGTTACGTTAGAAAACCCTCTGTACCAGATCTTCATGAAGGACTGTGACTACTACAGAGGCAGCGCTATTTTGCAAATCTCGCATGATCAGAGGCATGATCAGAGGCGCCGTGAAAACGATCAGATAGTGGATATGTACCGTGAGGCCATCGAGGCTATGCGAAGGAATGCTCCTACAGGACCATCTAGAGTCGCAGCTTCCGCTTCCAGTTTGCCAGCCTCAGAATCCGTATCTACACACATGACCCAACGGACTGCGCAGATTCCTTCTCATATGCAACCAAATCCGGTAACGCAAACGATGAACGGCACAGCTTCATCGTCCGTCAGGCATTCCCCCAGCGTGGCACAGCTTGGCCCTCAACAGCAGAATTTTAGCCAACCCCCCATACAACAAGGTGGCGTCGGGCCACAGATATTTCCATCGCAGGTACTTCTATCCCAGACGGCGGGCGTAGTTTCATCACCAGTCATGGCTACTGCACCACACATGGCACAGCATGCTCCACCTCCATGGCCTGGAAGTTTCATCCACTATAGCCCCCAGCAACACCGGCAACCAGGACCGCAGAGCGTGAGGACCCTTCAACACCCACCCCATCACCCGCATATGCCAGCAGGCTACAGAGTCCAGCACCCAAGCGTACAATGTGTAACACCACAGCAACGGCCAACCGTTCAAATGCCCGTTATGTTACTGCCGCGGCCAAATGTGCCTCCTGTGATGAACACGCGACCAAATCCTAATCGACTTGCGATTCACCAGGCCCATCTTCGCGATCCTGTGAATCAATTCATTTCTGTCGATGCCACAGGAGCAGAAAGCCCAACAGAGCTGTTACCACATGTTACCTCCTTCCTGGTGAATCCAAAGGTTCTCAGTAAAGATGATGCCTCCTGCAAATGGGAGGTATCGTTGTCGGCGGAAGATTCCAACCGCCGGCCCGTTTTCGAGAATCCGGGAACGGGGCACCGTATTCTCCAAAAATCGAAGGAGGGCACTCAGCTCTATCGTCTAAGATGCGTTAAGGTTCCTCGACCAACTGCGGAGTTGAGTGAGCACTCTTGGTGTGTTGCTGAGACTGCATGGCCTACTGCAATATACTTGTTCGTGAACAACCAGGAGCATTTGCCACGACGCAAAATCCACAACACTAGGGATCTCCCGTTGGACATTACGCTAGCTCTCCGAGAAGGCGTGAATAACATCAACGTTCACTTCATCCCAGGCCCAGCCGAGCAAAAGAATTTTACCTATGCTGTGGCTGTTGAAATACTCACCTTCACGTCGCTCGGTAATGCGAAGTCTCTCTCACAGCCTTTGCCCGCTGCTGAATCACAAAAGCGTATATGTGGAAGACTTACGCGCAATTCCGagaatgaggatgatgagctgaGCATCGTGAGCGACGATCTCAAAGTTACCCTCGTTGATCCATTCACCGCACGCCTCTTTGAAGTACCCACACGTGGTTCTCATTGTGAACACACGGAATGCTTTGATCAGGAGACGTTCCTGCAGACTCGCGTCCTCAAATGCGGATATCGTTCCGTCATAGAAGCAGACTGGAGGTGTCCCATTTGCCGTCGGGATGCTCGCCCGCAAAGCCTAATTGTGGACGAATTTTTGGCCAGTGTGCGCAAAGAGCTGGAACGCACCAACCGGTGTGACGGTGCCCGCATTCTACAAATCAAAGCTGATGGGACCTGGGAGGTAAAAACGGACGATGACCTCGCACCTTCCGAGAAACAGACACCTCAACTCTCTCGCACCGCATCAAAGCGGAAATCGAACACTTTAGAGGGCGGACTGCTCCAACGACCAAAGATCGACCGCTCATCATCTACACCAGAGAGGATACTGAATGAAAACCAGCCTCCAACGGTCATTATCTTGGACTGA
- a CDS encoding DUF5102 domain-containing protein (COG:S;~EggNog:ENOG410PFP8;~InterPro:IPR031355;~PFAM:PF17104) — protein MSERPSPPSSSYLEPPRKSVELEDPGAPDHTSDSDEEHFSDASEGNSRSRSRPESRASPVPRTRVEKVDDAPSHGDIPGTSAYEKRELDAVPDEVEVISRSRSPSTAGQRRRSVTPGGTRIPQTMVEKVDPDQPSYGDVPGTEAYEKRKADAVPDVVTKTSESTSTSGSPTDPDEVNTTTTSVPGTLVSEVDPLQDDETLHSGPLAHRRRPSDTLPDTTETVSDPPGKFIQFLIPLGGSKIQGRLTNSDPAPETSSSPDPAHPPQQSKLTGEEPTEAGGGGDDFDDFAEGHDDDFGDFDDGFQEPDADLAEPEPASIQPSQQPTPPYVPPLIDFDTIQSFPDLLTTLDEPLDRLFPASKATLFSQSELEPISNSSAIFSTERSLSLWSQLVAPPPLQPQNWVKSRIRRLFLVSLGVPVDLDEILPASKQKKLVLPSINIGGPNSNGQDSLSRSQSLAGKGSQSGPNSPRTSGTATRQRSSRRREPSPPELDLTLVRRLCATTDAALDGFTDAELQAHVKELEKLTLRASTVLEFWLKRRDGLVSEKEAFEGVIENLVNHARRVRK, from the exons ATGTCGGAACGcccctctcctccgtccAGCTCGTACTTGGAGCCCCCAAGAAAGAGCGTGGAGCTTGAGGACCCAGGGGCCCCTGATCATA CCTCCGATAGCGACGAGGAGCATTTCTCAGATGCCAGCGAAGGCAACTCACGTTCTCGGTCCCGCCCAGAGTCTCGTGCATCTCCTGTGCCCCGGACGCGAGTAGAAAAGGTGGACGACGCCCCTTCACACGGCGATATCCCAGGGACCAGTGCCTATGAGAAGAGAGAATTGGatgctgttcctgatgaagttgaagtgaTCTCCCGTAGCAGGAGTCCTTCCACTGCGGGGCAGCGTCGCCGCTCCGTAACCCCAGGGGGTACACGTATTCCCCAGACTATGGTGGAAAAAGTTGACCCCGACCAACCAAGCTACGGCGATGTTCCTGGGACAGAGGCATACGAGAAGCGGAAAGCGGATGCTGTTCCCGATGTTGTCACGAAAACTTCCGAATCCACAAGCACCTCCGGATCTCCTACGGACCCTGACGAAGTCAACACCACGACTACGTCTGTGCCAGGAACTCTAGTCTCTGAGGTGGACCCTTTGCAGGATGATGAAACCCTGCACTCCGGCCCGCTTGCGCATCGTAGGCGCCCGAGTGATACTTTGCCGGATACAACAGAGACCGTATCTGACCCTCCCGGTAAGTTTATCCAGTTCCTTATCCCCCTTGGGGGCTCAAAAATTCAGGGACGATTGACCAATTCAGATCCCGCGCCTGAAACAAGTAGCTCCCCAGATCCGGCTCACCCTCCACAACAATCAAAATTGACGGGGGAGGAACCTACTGAAGCTGGGGGCGGCGGTGATGACTTCGACGATTTCGCGGAGGGACATGATGACGATTTTGGGGACTTCGACGATGGTTTTCAAGAACCAGATGCGGACCTCgctgaacctgaacctgcCTCTATACAACCGTCTCAACAACCGACCCCGCCATATGTT CCTCCTTTAATAGACTTTGACACTATTCAATCCTTCCCCGACCTGCTCACGACTCTTGATGAACCTCTTGATCGACTCTTCCCTGCATCCAAAGCTACCCTTTTCAGCCAATCCGAACTGGAACCCATTTCAAACTCTtccgccatcttcagcacTGAACGTTCCCTTTCCCTATGGTCGCAGCTAGTCGCCCCACCCCcgctccagccccagaatTGGGTCAAGTCCCGGATCCGCCGCCTATTCCTCGTCTCTCTTGGCGTTCCTGTAGACTTGGACGAGATCCTCCCAGCATCTAAACAGAAGAAGCTCgtcctcccatccatcaacaTCGGCGGACCCAACTCGAACGGCCAGGATTCACTATCTCGTTCCCAGAGCCTCGCCGGAAAAGGCTCCCAAAGCGGGCCAAACAGCCCGCGCACTTCCGGCACCGCAACTCGACAGCGGTCATCCAGACGGCGCGAACCGTCACCACCAGAGCTTGATCTCACGTTAGTAAGACGGCTCTGCGCGACCACCGACGCCGCACTAGATGGGTTCACCGACGCGGAACTCCAAGCCCACgtcaaggagctggaaaAGCTCACATTGCGTGCCTCCACCGTCCTTGAATTCTGGCTTAAACGCCGAGATGGCCTCGTAAGCGAAAAAGAGGCTTTCGAAGGCGTGATAGAGAATCTTGTCAACCACGCCCGGCGAGTAAGGAAATAA
- the NSP1 gene encoding putative nucleoporin Nsp1 (COG:Y;~EggNog:ENOG410PGJ5;~InterPro:IPR007758,IPR026010;~PFAM:PF05064;~go_component: GO:0005643 - nuclear pore [Evidence IEA];~go_function: GO:0017056 - structural constituent of nuclear pore [Evidence IEA]): MSNLFSFKPPASSGAPSGGMFGSAGATSNTGSSGGGLFGNVGTSGTSSPSFGATSGPGQISSPFGAGSGSGSGAPTFSFGNSAAGATSGTQSPSLFATGSQTPNKPTETPAPGSTAPGGLFGGASKPAGSGLFGTAAATPASSGTGSLFGAQSSTTPAGPPPQGNTPAQGQSLFGQQKPGGLFGTATTSSGSQPSSTAPSTSTPPLFGGAGQSTGSSLLKPTTQQTPGGAPSSTAAGGGLFGNMGASKPAESTATTTSADSTAKPLFGTAPSSGTQTSTLFAPASSGADSAPKPAFPSLNNTSNTQTAASTATPQKPLFSLGGPASSATPSSTPAAAPSGGLFGGLGASKPAETSTTQPAAPTGGLFNKLAETTTTQPPSTSATTTTTGTDTKPSLTATSGTTTTSTPATTTGLGSTTATGAPALGASTAGPVPPAQSRLKNKTMDEIITRWATDLTKYQKDFREQAEKVAEWDRMLVENGTKVQKLYGSTVDAERATQEVERQLASVEGQQDELTSWLDRYEREVDEMMSKQVGPGEALQGPDQERERTYKLAEKLSERLDDMGKDLTSMIEEVNSASSTLSKTNKADEPISQIVRILNSHLSQLQTIDVGTTELQDKVAAAQKAGQSVSARFGHGYSMSGVGNGSAADDFYRSYMGRR, translated from the exons ATGTCCAATCTATTTAGTTTCAAGCCACCGGCCTCGTCGGGAGCTCCAAGTGGTGGTATGTTTGGGTCTGCTGGTGCCACGTCGAATACTGGATCTAGCGGCGGCGGTCTCTTTGGAAATGTAGGAACAAGCGGcacttcttcgccgtccttTGGCGCTACCTCCGGCCCTGGCCAAATTTCTTCTCCATTTGGTGCTGGCTCCGGCAGCGGTAGCGGTGCTCCCACATTTAGCTTTGGAAATTCGGCGGCCGGCGCGACTTCCGGTACACAATCGCCGTCTCTGTTTGCTACTGGATCACAAACACCTAACAAACCGACGGAGACACCCGCACCAGGCTCAACCGCGCCCGGCGGATTATTTGGCGGAGCTAGCAAGCCTGCTGGAAGTGGTCTTTTTGGAACCGCTGCGGCAACTCCTGCGTCGTCTGGCACAGGCTCACTCTTCGGCGCCCAATCCTCAACTACCCCTGCCGGTCCTCCGCCACAAGGAAACACTCCAGCCCAGGGGCAATCTCTCTTCGGGCAGCAGAAACCTGGAGGACTTTTCGGAACAGCCACAACCTCATCGGGatcccagccttcttctaCGGCTCCCTCTACGTCAACCCCGCCACTATTTGGAGGTGCTGGGCAGTCTACTGGGAGCAGCCTTCTTAAACCAACTACACAGCAAACGCCCGGGGGTGCTCCGTCTTCCACCGCTGCTGGTGGCGGCTTATTTGGAAATATGGGTGCAAGCAAGCCAGCTGAGTCAACGGCGACAACGACAAGTGCGGACAGTACCGCGAAGCCACTCTTTGGAACCGCACCTTCCTCTGGCACACAAACGTCCACGCTTTTCGCGCCAGCATCATCTGGTGCGGATTCTGCGCCGAAGCCCGCTTTCCCTTCTCTCAACAATACATCAAATACTCAGACCGCCGCATCTACTGCTACTCCGCAAAAGCCTCTTTTCTCCCTTGGCGGGCCTGCATCGTCCGCCACCCCTTCATCGACCCCAGCTGCTGCCCCTTCTGGTGGCTTATTTGGCGGTCTTGGTGCTTCGAAGCCTGCGGAGACTTCGACCACGCAGCCTGCAGCCCCTACAGGGGGGTTGTTTAACAAGCTCGCCGAGACTACGACCACCCAACCTCCAAGCACATCtgcaaccacaaccacaaccgGTACTGACACCAAGCCATCGCTGACTGCGACGTCCGGAACTACCACTACATCTACCCCCGCCACAACCACTGGCTTGGGCAGCACCACGGCAACTGGAGCTCCCGCTCTCGGCGCGTCGACTGCTGGTCCAGTTCCCCCAGCTCAATCGCGCCTGAAGAATAAGACAATGGATGAAATCATCACTCGATGGGCGACTGACTTGACTAAGTACCAGAAGGATTTCCGGGAACAGGCCGAGAAGGTTGCCGAATGGGATAGGATGCTTGTCGAAAATGGTACCAAGGTGCAGAAACTGTACGGCAGTACTGTGGATGCCGAGCGTGCCACGCAGGAAGTCGAACGCCAGCTTGCATCTGTTGAGGGACAGCAAGACGAACTGACCTCGTGGCTCGATCGCTACGAGCGCGAAGTCGATGAAATGATGTCCAAGCAAGTGGGCCCTGGCGAGGCTCTTCAAGGTCCTGATCAGGAACGTGAGCGGAC TTACAAACTCGCTGAAAAACTTTCCGAACGTCTTGACGACATGGGAAAAGACCTCACCAGTATgatcgaagaagtcaacAGTGCCTCGTCTACGCTGAGCAAGACAAACAAGGCCGACGAACCG ATCTCTCAAATCGTTCGCATCCTCAACTCGCATCTCTCTCAGTTGCAGACCATCGACGTGGGTACCACTGAACTGCAGGACaaggttgctgctgctcagaaAGCCGGGCAGTCGGTATCCGCACGCTTCGGGCACGGGTACAGTATGTCAGGCGTTGGGAATGGAAGTGCTGCGGATGACTTTTACCGCTCTTATATGGGACGTCGGTAA
- a CDS encoding uncharacterized protein (COG:S;~EggNog:ENOG410PSSD;~InterPro:IPR007648;~PFAM:PF04568;~go_component: GO:0005739 - mitochondrion [Evidence IEA];~go_function: GO:0042030 - ATPase inhibitor activity [Evidence IEA];~go_process: GO:0032780 - negative regulation of ATPase activity [Evidence IEA]): MIRQSVIRPLTTTTRAILTRPFSAIAPRMGEGDTGATRAGGAQASDQFQKREAAQESLYIHQKEQERLLALKKKVEEQRKHLDELDKHLDEFTQGKK; this comes from the exons ATGATCCGTCAATCCGTCATTCGTCCTCTTACCACGACAACTCGCGCCATCCTTACCCGGCCCTTCTCCGCAATTGCTCCCAGAATGGGTGAAGGTGATACCGGTGCTACGCGGGCTGGCGGTGCCCAGGCTAG CGACCAATTCCAGAAGCGTGAAGCTGCCCAGGAGAGTCTCTACATCCACCAAAAAGAGCAGGAAAG GCTCCTTGCTctcaagaagaaggttgaagaACAGCGCAAGCACTTGGATGAGCTGGACAAGCACCT TGACGAATTCACCCAGGGCAAGAAATAG
- the BOI2 gene encoding putative polarized growth protein (Boi2) (COG:T;~EggNog:ENOG410PIJE;~InterPro:IPR036028,IPR001660,IPR001452,IPR013761, IPR001849;~PFAM:PF14604,PF00018,PF07647,PF00169;~go_function: GO:0005515 - protein binding [Evidence IEA]) has protein sequence MALNSATRAYRAGDHLLVVHDFDARSEDELTLRRGEKIELVELDDGFGDGWYLGKDIKTGTTGLFPGVYTTKAPNIPVRPRTDGPESDAPKANETGEPTSARETPTSETSDIVPTPKSEDSTPHASRHASMTDLRAAHGSNETKPSLLAPKQQQQQQQNRSSSSPLPSSTMAVDIQQSIRQTLGPHMNGQDSPVMNETLSVIDEHITDLSTPRHSVKPSTDQKTINDSASEYSAHMDNRMSYINGHETDEEENNQPSEEEVRKWGIPETVKQLRQLGLEDKHCNIFEEQEITGDVLLDMNQDFIMMKEFDFGVMGRRLKTWHKIKAFQEETKGYQEQQPPTARGSLTAFSTASEERSMSRAGQTGPLRPRVPNYRGSFSGTTQHPRLISNNAHSETSSPITPQTPSFMDHSRRPSAASIREINHQRRHSSMDTTSRYSSAGDISPHVGAAHGKKGSLDRGWTMSLGAQRATPRPGTALGASSTGSYHHANGVDSAVTDDLDRGYFSGPETDSRMPRRVLQKRASVAGSAHSLQSNQTDEQIRANQRHSRISSVDSITDGPPNTLNSGTTYPLPSSKGRLRSLSTRISSQQSSRNSGPKGSGGGFFSSFAPRVGKPDSDSGRSTPQPFQQIKSAAPKFRRAVGLRTISDTASKGNDTSVVPASPVNDTDPATTRTGSTTPSTSKSSERHSTDGSGKTAEGGALLPRARPSLKAGVKSKKDTSAYTRGLERKPPQEQMDGCDFSGWMKKRSSNLMTTWKPRLFVLRGRRLSYYYSENDTEERGLIDITSHRVLRADNDPIIAIHATITGSTVLATSPAGSAPAGSNGSISENGLTAPESKRGSRLDKEGPFFFKLIPPKSSRTVQFTKPAVHYFQVDSVKEGRLWMAALMKATIERDIHLPIETTNKQRTISLKEAQLTNQRPPALMNEGEGPGKEPLVEDTAVEDAAGENAAKEEEGSGLMIQGLDMEQVDSPVDVGDLKRSSNPLGDLDTGPSSLLPDAARNSQ, from the exons ATGGCTCTTAATTCTGCGACTCGTGCGTATCGCGCAGGAGAccatctcctcgtcgtcc atgaTTTCGATGCGCGCTCAGAGGATGAACTCACCCTGCGACGGGGCGAGAAAATCGAGTTGGTCGAGTTGGATGATGGTTTCGGCGATGGATGGTATCTAGGAAAAGACATCAAGACTGGAACGACAGGTCTTTTTCCAGGAG TCTATACCACAAAGGCGCCCAATATTCCTGTGCGACCTCGGACCGATGGCCCAGAATCAGATGCGCCCAAGGCGAATGAAACTGGGGAGCCAACGTCTGCCCGAGAGACTCCCACGTCAGAAACCAGTGACATCGTCCCAACACCCAAGAGCGAAGATTCGACTCCCCACGCGTCTCGCCACGCTAGCATGACTGACCTTCGGGCTGCCCACGGATCAAATGAAACGAAACCGTCCCTTCTCGCaccgaagcagcagcagcagcaacagcaaaacCGATCCAGCTCTTCCCCCTTGCCGAGCTCAACAATGGCGGTGGATATCCAACAATCCATCAGACAGACTCTCGGTCCACACATGAACGGCCAAGATAGCCCAGTTATGAACGAGACACTCAGTGTGATCGACGAGCATATCACAGATCTCAGCACTCCACGCCACAGCGTCAAGCCGTCCACCGACCAGAAAACAATCAATGACTCTGCAAGTGAATATAGTGCCCACATGGACAACCGGATGTCTTATATAAATGGCCATGAgaccgatgaggaggaaaatAATCAGCCctctgaggaagaggtgCGGAAATGGGGCATTCCGGAGACTGTCAAACAATTGCGTCAGTTAGGGTTGGAGGACAAGCACTGCAACATCTTTGAAGAACAGGAAATCACAGGAGATGTGCTTTTGGACATGAACCAGGATTTCATCATGATGAAAGAATTCGATTTCGGAGTGATGGGACGACGTCTGAAAACCTGGCATAAAATCAAGGCGTTCCAAGAGGAGACAAAAGGTTACCAAGAACAACAGCCGCCCACTGCCCGGGGATCACTCACTGCCTTTTCGACTGCATCTGAAGAACGCTCTATGAGCCGTGCTGGTCAAACAGGGCCGCTGCGTCCGCGAGTACCAAATTACAGGGGCTCATTCAGTGGTACCACTCAGCATCCGCGACTGATAAGCAACAATGCTCATAGCGAGACGAGTTCCCCGATCACCCCGCAGACTCCATCATTCATGGACCACTCGCGGCGGCCTTCTGCGGCGTCGATTCGGGAGATCAATCACCAAAGGCGGCATTCATCCATGGACACGACGAGCCGCTATTCAAGTGCTGGAGATATCTCTCCACATGTCGGGGCGGCCCACGGCAAGAAGGGATCCCTCGACCGTGGCTGGACAATGTCCCTTGGCGCACAGCGAGCAACCCCTCGTCCAGGAACCGCTTTAGGGGCTTCTAGCACTGGATCCTATCACCATGCCAACGGCGTGGACTCAGCGGTGACTGACGATTTGGATCGTGGGTATTTCTCAGGACCGGAGACAGACTCGCGAATGCCGCGTAGAGTCCTACAGAAGCGAGCGTCGGTGGCCGGTAGCGCTCACTCGTTGCAATCTAACCAAACTGATGAGCAGATTCGGGCCAACCAAAGGCATTCTCGAATCAGCAGCGTAGACTCAATTACAGACGGACCCCCAAATACTTTGAACTCGGGAACCACATATCCTCTCCCTTCTTCCAAAGGCCGGCTGCGGAGTTTGAGTACCCGAATATCTTCTCAGCAATCATCTCGCAATTCCGGACCCAAAGGGTCGGGGGGTGGATTTTTCTCATCTTTTGCACCCAGGGTCGGAAAGCCCGACTCGGACTCTGGGCGTTCCACGCCGCAACCATTTCAGCAAATAAAAAGCGCTGCGCCAAAGTTTCGACGTGCCGTTGGGCTCCGGACGATATCCGATACAGCTAGCAAGGGTAACGATACGTCCGTAGTTCCTGCGTCTCCTGTTAATGATACCGACCCGGCAACCACTCGAACGGGTTCGACTACGCCTTCGACATCGAAGAGCTCTGAACGACATAGCACTGACGGCTCCGGAAAGACTGCGGAAGGTGGCGCACTATTGCCCCGCGCGCGGCCTTCTCTTAAGGCCGGtgtgaagtcgaagaaggacaCGAGCGCTTACACAAGGGGCCTGGAAAGGAAGCCACCCCAGGAACAGATGGATGGTTGTGATTTCTCTGGCTGGATGAAGAAGCGCTCTTCAAACTTGATGACGACTTGGAAACCTCGCCTCTTTGTCTTACGTGGTCGTCGTTTGTCATACTACTATTCGGAAAACGATACGGAGGAACGGGGCCTGATTGATATCACCTCCCACCGAGTTCTCCGGGCCGACAATGATCCCATCATTGCAATTCACGCAACTATCACGGGTTCTACAGTTTTGGCCACATCCCCAGCCGGCAGTGCACCGGCTGGCAGTAATGGCTCGATCTCGGAAAACGGTTTGACGGCGCCGGAATCAAAGCGCGGATCGCGCTTGGACAAGGAAGggccattcttcttcaagctaATCCCGCCTAAGTCGTCTCGTACTGTGCAGTTCACAAAACCTGCAGTCCATTATTTTCAGGTCGACAGCGTCAAGGAAGGCCGGCTGTGGATGGCTGCGTTGATGAAGGCTACTATCGAGCGGGACATTCACCTTCCGATTGAAACCACCAATAAACAGAGGACCATCAGCCTCAAAGAGGCGCAGCTGACGAACCAGCGACCCCCAGCGTTAATGAATGAAGGCGAAGGACCGGGTAAAGAGCCCCTGGTCGAAGACACCGCGGTTGAAGATGCTGCGGGTGAAAACGCCgcaaaggaagaagaaggttctGGCTTGATGATCCAGGGTCTTGACATGGAGCAAGTCGACTCGCCTGTTGATGTGGGTGATCTCAAGCGCTCCTCTAATCCGCTGGGTGACCTTGACACTGGTCCGTCATCTTTGCTTCCAGATGCGGCTCGCAATTCTCAGTGA